In the Haloarcula salinisoli genome, TCCCACCCTTCCGCGCCGCCGTCGAGGCCGGTGTCGGCTCGGTGATGACCGCGTACAATCGCGTCAACGGCACCCACATGAGCGACCACGAGCCCCTCCTCAGCGACGTCCTCAAAGACGAGTGGGGCTTTGCAGGCTACGTCGTCTCCGACTGGTACGGCCTCGAATCAACCGTCGGCGCGGCCAACGCCGGCCTCGACGTGGAGATGCCCGGTGTCCCGTCCGGTCCCGACGACCCCGACGAGGAGTTCGAGTGGCCCGACGGCATCCCGGACGGGACTCGCGCTGGCCTGTTCGGGGAGCCACTCGCCGCTGCCATCGACGACGGGTCGGTTCCCGCCGACCGGCTGGACGATATGGTCGCCCGCGTCCTCGGGCAGATGGCCCGTATCGGTCTGCTGGACGGCCGCGACCGACCCGGCGAACTGGACAGCGAGCGCCACCGCGACCTCGCCCGCGACGTCGCCGCCCGCGGGACCGTCCTGCTCGAGAACGACGGCGTCCTGCCCCTTTCCGACGACGCCGACGTGGCACTCGTCGGCCCCCACGTCCACGACGCCAAGCTCGGCGGCGGTGGCTCCTCGGAGACGACGCCGTTCCACTCGGTCAGCCCCGTCGACGGCCTCACCGACCGCGCCGGCGGACCCGTAACGAGCGCGCGCGGGATTCCGGAGATAGAGAACGTCTCGCTGTTCGACCTCCTGCCGTTCGTCGACAGCGGCCACGAAACCGACGATTCAGACGGCCCCGACGAAGAACCCTCGCTCGACGCCGCGGTCGCGGCCGCCGAGGACGCCGACGTCGCTATCGTCTGCGTGCGCGACGCGACCACGGAGGCCCGGGACCGCGACAGCCTCGCGCTCCCCGGGCGCCAGGACAAACTCGTCGAGGCGGTCGCCGCCGCCAACGACCGGACCGTCGTCGTCCTCCGAACCGGCGGGCCGGTCGAAACCCCCTGGCGCGACGACGTGGCCGCCGTCGTCGAACAGTGGTACCCCGGCCAGGCCGACGGCGCGGCACTGGCCGACGTCCTCTACGGCGACCGCGACCCCAGCGGGCGCCTCCCCGT is a window encoding:
- a CDS encoding beta-glucosidase, with translation MADIDALVAELTRTEKLALVRGAEDPEGTATGYLPGVPRLDIPPLRLVDGPLGIRAEGERSTAFPATLAAAATFDPDLAREQGAAMAREARAHDQDALLAPGVNVLRVPHCGRNFEYLSEDPVLASDCSRALVAGIESEDVIATVKHFVANNQETGRTTVSADVHERTLRELYLPPFRAAVEAGVGSVMTAYNRVNGTHMSDHEPLLSDVLKDEWGFAGYVVSDWYGLESTVGAANAGLDVEMPGVPSGPDDPDEEFEWPDGIPDGTRAGLFGEPLAAAIDDGSVPADRLDDMVARVLGQMARIGLLDGRDRPGELDSERHRDLARDVAARGTVLLENDGVLPLSDDADVALVGPHVHDAKLGGGGSSETTPFHSVSPVDGLTDRAGGPVTSARGIPEIENVSLFDLLPFVDSGHETDDSDGPDEEPSLDAAVAAAEDADVAIVCVRDATTEARDRDSLALPGRQDKLVEAVAAANDRTVVVLRTGGPVETPWRDDVAAVVEQWYPGQADGAALADVLYGDRDPSGRLPVTFAPEESYPTSDERRFPGVDDVAHYDEGVFVGYRHFDASDDEPTYPFGHGHSYTTFEYGAATAVSDATVEVTVENVGDRAGRDVVQAYVRPPAVEGIDRPVREFAGAQPVALDPGESRTVTLALDELALSRYQDGWTVDSGRYTVEVGRSVADMRTTVTIER